The DNA segment TATCCAGATTCCTTTCAGTCCCGCATTTTGCGGGTGAGGCTTGCATTTATTTAATTTTTATTTACAGAGTTGTTTATTTATATATGGGGTGAGAATATCTCACCTTTTTTCGGTGGTAATTTCTCACCTTTTCGGTGAGATTTTATAGTTGTCCGCAGCCCTGTCAGCATGGGATGATCACTGTGTCCGGCGGACATTCCGGCTCCTCAGGCACACCTTCAAGTCCGGCTATGAAATGCTCTGCTCTGAGGTTCAGAAGCGCAAGGCATACTTTTTTCATATCCAGCTGAAGGATAAGCCTGGGCCGCTCCTCCGAGACGGAAAGAAGCCCCTTCTCCTGCAATGCCCTGACAGCCTTTACGGCGCATGATTTGTCAATCGAGCACCACCGGGCGATCACACCATAACTGGCTTTGCACTTGGTTTTATGAAACCCTGCTGTGTAGCGAACCAGAAACAGCATCACCTTTGCCTCGTTGGGCTTGAGTATGCAAAGGGTCCTCAAAAGCGTATTGTTTACCTGAGTATATCCGGTCATCACTTGCCCTCCTTTTCCGGGGCAGGCTTCTTTTTCTTCACCGTGAGGGCCTT comes from the Abditibacteriota bacterium genome and includes:
- a CDS encoding replication protein, translated to MTGYTQVNNTLLRTLCILKPNEAKVMLFLVRYTAGFHKTKCKASYGVIARWCSIDKSCAVKAVRALQEKGLLSVSEERPRLILQLDMKKVCLALLNLRAEHFIAGLEGVPEEPECPPDTVIIPC